CCATCCTTTTCAAAGGCTAAaacaaaaaagaggaaaaatggatatggaaaggacaaagagaaagaaaaagacaagaatttaaagaagcctaacaagtcatccaaagacaaagagaacaagaacactaagaGCTCCAAAAAGAAAACccctaaagggacttgttttcactgtggagtagatggtcactggaagagaaactgtccaaagtatcttgctgacctgaaagagaaaaagaaaagaaaagtaaatttgatttacttatgtcagaagcttgtttagtggaagacaattactcatcttggatagtagattcaggagccactaaccatgtttgtttttctctatagattcttagttcgacgaggaagGTAGCTTGCTAATTGAGAGGTGACTATGAGAGTAGGCAGTGGTCAAATTGTTTCTGTAGCAACAATTGGAACAACTCgtctggaatttgagaagaataaatttcttattttagagaacatttattatattccatgattttctagaaacttaatttatgtttctatgttgcatgagaaaggttttaaaatttattttaataataattagattattatttcgagatatggttttaagatatgttctgcaaaatctattgatgggctttataaactgcaagctaaagagaaatctggttataattctgaattattcaaAACAACTAATCATGgatctattaaatgacaaaagactgattctgatagtgaaacatatctatggcacttgagattggtctagatagaattaataggcttgtaaaggatggtcctttaagagaactatctattggatctctccctgtttgtgagtcttatctagaaggcaagatgaccaagtgACATTTCTCTGTtgaaggttcaagagctacagaaccacttcagctggtgcatacggatgtttgcaatccacttaatgtacaagaaagaggaggttatgaatactttgttACTTtcgttgatgattattcaagatatggttacctatacttaatgcaaagaaaatctgaaattttggaaagttcaaagaatttcgagcagaggctgaaaagcaattaggtaaatcactgaaagttcttcgatctgatcgagcaggagagtacttggattttgaattcgaggactaTCTGTGTGAGCacggtattcaatcccaactcacagcacctggaacgccacagcaaaatggtgtttcagaaagatggaACAAAACattactagatatggttagatcaatgatgagcttctcatcattaccactgtcattctggggctatgcaattcaatgtgctctatacatattgaatgttgttccatctaagtctatccacaagacacccatggaattatggaatggttgtaaacctagtttacaccatttttgcatttggggatgtcctgcacatgtgctaaaaggaaagaccgggaagttggaatcatgctctgaagtgtgcatgtttgtgggctattccaaagagactagaggtagaattttctatagtcccaaagacaataaaacatttgtatcgacaaatgcaacttttcttgaacatgactatgttaataaccacaaacctcgtagtaaggttgtattggaggagatggtctcgaatgaagttgcaaagtcaccagcaacaaccaatgaaaaacgacaaaaggaaactgctagttctagttagaatagtagagagcctcgtcgtagtgggagggttagtaagcaacccatacgctatgaacacgaagttcaaatgcttgtgtatgacacaaacaaagatgatccattgacatttaaagatgcaatgaatgattctaacaaggacaaatggcaagatgccatgaaccaagaaatggaatcgatgtattccaattctgtctgggttcttaaagatccacctgagaatatcaagcccattggttgcaagtggatattcaagaagaaaaggggAGCAGATAGGAAAGTAAAGACTtttaaagcaaggcttgtagccaaaggctacacacaaaggggttgattatgaaggaACTTTTactcttgtagccatgctaaaatccttTCGTTTATCCATTGcagcatgcatggattatgagatttggcaaatggatgtcaaaacagttTTTCTGAATGGTTCCCTtaacgaaaccatttacatgtctcaaccaaaagggttcgaagtaaaatgttagagcaagaagtttgcaagcttcttaggtccatctatggactcaaacaagcatctagatcttggaatcttagatttgatgacacaattaaaacgtttggttttgaaaaaaaaacgttgacaaaccttgtgtctataaacaaatcaaagatggtgtagtagtattcctcgttctttatgttgataatatattactgattggcaatgacgtaacatcattatcaaaggtaaagaaatggctagctgaacaattccaaatgaaagatttgggagaagccaagtatgttctgggcattcaaattcttagagatagacagaacaagattttggcactgtctcaagcaacttatattgataaggtgctagaactctttaatatgcaaaactataaaaagggtgatatgccaacctgttctagagtagtcctttccaaggagcagtgtcccaaaacacttcaggaagaggaagatatgagacagtatccctatgccttagCGGTAGGCAGTCTTATGTACACTATGCTATGTACAAGACCtggcatttgttatgcagtagggatagtcagtcgttatcaatccaatcctagattgagtcattggattgcaataaagaatattctcaagtatcttagaaatactagagattatatgcttgtatattcaggtggagacctgaaccctactggttacactgattctaattttcaatcagacagagatagtcagaaatcaacttctagatcagtgtttactcttggaggaggagcaataagctggcgaagtattaaacaaaccagcattgtagactccaccatggaatcCGAGTATATAAcagcttgtgaagcaactaaggaggttgtgtggctcaagaagttctgtTCCGATCTGGAAGAAGTGCCaaatgtggataagccactagtcctatactgtgacaatagtggggcagtagctaactcaaaggaaccacagagttacaagaggggaaagcacatcgagaggaagtatcacttgatcagagagatagttcatcaaggagatgttgcagttatgaagatagcttcagagaaTAATCTTAcggatcctttcacaaagactttatctatgaaatcttttaaggagcatgtaagaaacatgggaatgaaagagatgcctcattttctttagggcaagtgggagattgttgggaattgtgccttgaaagcatatgtagtagacattgttttaagaaataaataaataaattgaattcattatgcatatgttttatggactatattattctgtgataatattaagtaaatatcaaaaaaattcataagttcatatatgtgatctcaaccccgtattggtatgggaggattgtgtttgagataaatgaacttgagtagtttgcaataaaataaagttatggaatctttagattaattactgcaagtgcagtccactagtattatgaatacacgtgatctagatccggattactagtgtagtaggacactttagtggagatactttatatattagagaatatatagaattggactaaatgtgtttattaatacttagttaaatactgtttcaaagtattaattaaatatatcactgatgatcatatacaaataaatcttaatcctaaagttactatgaactcttatttatgttatatgagttctttgattcactcgttagggtatgtcagaatgatcaggctataaacttttgtttcgggaactcattaatgtaaatggctggggacatcgtatacagataaggaatctatacattcttgcaagagattgaataatggttctcgtAAGGGTTGACTTGTGggattgaaaggttattgagctcaaattcataatttatttatgaattaaccttcactagtaaagtcaatggtacttaaggaaacaagacataattaaaagggtaaaacggtaattttattcccgattaattatgaaccattattagagggttaatttgtatgtaatgattatatcaatagatgctttattgttataaagtactcagtaaatcaaatgtctataattacaagagtgcagtctcatatttatagtgaagtaatcatgaaattaataaattaagattatttaattaaaaagtttaattaataatcacaaatttatttgagcttggaattataggtccatacgTCCCCACAACgactctatcaacattattcaaggcaagagttgatatagaGGGTAAAATGggaaaaagacatatttaagaagaattttgttcttcgggccaaatatgcaattatgtgataatagtaattaattaattaattacaatttagttgtaattatcaaaattaattaataattaattattgtgtaattttcgaaattatattaataattaatttattataatttttgaaattataataaatgaatattaaattttcgaaatcaatatttaattaaaattagttttaattagttAGTAGAATTAatcaaatatctttatttgagtgggagataataatataataagttcaaattggatttgaatttaaaaagaataatatttattcaaatttgaattaattatcaagttgttaaattttatctgataaggcagcttgaataaataattaaataattgtggaaaaatcacatCCCCTATTTTTATGGGGTATTGCACGACACACATAAAGTCCCTGGACTATGTATGGCATGCAGCTAGTTTTTTCacgtttaattaattaatgaaaaattcaaaaagatacttttgatattttcattaataatataattaattaattaaaagataaattgtaattggttacatatttattttttaaatttaaatattttctatataagttagacttatcagaaaataactaGATACTCAATTATTCActctaagaaaagaacgatacttttctgtCTCTCCTTGAAAAAAGATAcaaaaccaatctcaggcctattctcttgatctcatgtgttgagtacatcaagttgaatcagaaatataccatcctttattctctaactGCCCACACacctcttgaggtgtagagaacgctgaggaagatcttggtgtgagtacctaggagcagcttggataggaagatcgtttattttacgaaaagatagcaatgacacttgataggcatcaagaggtatgttctttattcttttcttgtttatgattaatgtatgtatattaatggatctacatatttaaaagtagtttaaatatgttacaaaaattttgttgtacactaagccaacccatcactattccgctgtgtattaggaaactcgttcttaATAGGTTGGTGCATCCGAACTTTGAAGAAATGATTGTCGTTCACCCAAAAATAAGACGATTCTAGCCAACCATCCCGAATTGCTGAGAAAGCTCAGAAATGGTTGAAGTTCTGGGAAGCGTGAGAAAGAAGATAGAGCTTTTGAGTTTGAGGGATTTTGAATGTCAGATGGTTAAGGTAATACTGAGAGGCGGTTCTCGAGTTTTATACTCgcagaacttggggtggaagcaaCTCCACCCCGATGGTCATATTACCTATGACGTAGGAACTCGAGAACAAACCAATGGTCAGGATTCGAAAGTCATGGATCGTGATCATTATCATTGAATAAGGACGCCTAGAGCGGAATAGACATTTTGGGTCGTAGAGTTGACCCCTCATTAATTGCACAgattgatgggcccagcaatAAGGATTCAACATGTGGCGTGTCTTTTCATAGTGACCTTAGGGGAAGCCCAAAcgtctccccccccccccccccaaaaagaCCTTTTCGAATTACTCCTCATTCTAAGTCTCAACTGTCcgaggacgagtgaagacttgaggggaaaatgttgtccgtgttttcaccatcGGGCATGTGGCAATTAGTAGTAATTAATGACAAGACAAGTCATGAGGTTCTCAGAGTGTGAACTCTTCCGGGAAACCCAAACCGGCCAAGACGTGGATGTCTctaagtgaggccacgccccaaGGTCTGCCctcgaggcgaggatgtctccaggtgaggcaCGTCCCAAGCCAATCtccaagtcatggatgtctccaagtgaggccacacccCAAGGCCTGTCCTCGAGGcaaggatgtctccaggtgagggcCACCACAAGATCATCTAACAAATTTTGGtaagcctcgattagtggtgtcgagctTGTACCATCGACAATCGGCATTTCCCACAATGCCGCCCAACATGGGCAACGTGCGCCACACCCTGACAGTcagagatatgttccccataaagttacTACGCGACTTTCTGAGATGGGTCTCGTGCAATCTACTTGGgtcgtagtctctatttagtgcagctttttttttgtattaattcaacattaataGCCCAGGATGGGGGgatttgtattaatgatagattattaacattaatgactcagcatctataaatagggttggggtatctccttgtaagggGTTCATATTTTTAGAGAGAGACACTCTGTAACTCAGTTTAATATATACGCTACCTGAGAACTACCATTGGAGCTTGCTCAaataagcttcaagctcactaaataccatagactcgtgaactagggctcttttatagcctgaactacgtaaaactcttgtgttcttttctattattttctttaaactctcagattaggttgatagcgaaaaaaaggcagtcaacaattattattatcattaagaTGGTAAATAGGAAAAACTACATGAGAAAACGATAgtacatttttttaattaattttatttttttaataattttcaatgattaagtagttaagatttttaatgatttaagtaattaatatataaatattatatttaaatttaaactaatgttgaagagattttagaacatggtacatttttttaattaattttattttttagtgATTATGTAGTTAAGAAGTGGAATTagaattaattactattattataatctataaaatgaataaaaaaagttagattaaatgagaaaataaatagagtaGTTTGAAAATATTTTAGAGTGTCACGTTATCTCTATggtgctctcctttatataaatatataatttagggttatgaaaatttataaaacattctttcaaaaaaataaaaaataaaaaaagttgtAAAATGCAAGTGTATAACCCATATGGTTCCATCTAGTATTAATTAACAATTCAAGTAAAATATAATTTAGGGGATTATCTGGTGCACCCCCAAAAAGGGGTACATCAGTGCACCTTTATTGTTTTTGGCTCAGGAAGTACTTTTGGCAAATTTCctttttatgaccgtgtacattgtagttatttataatatcctgtaaattttcagaaaattatttcaaataatttacagtgttaaAAATTAGGTTCAAAACAGATAGTTGCACATGTGACTAATTTGTTATGCAAGTGGAAGGTAACATCGTTTAAATCTTATTTTCGTCAttataaattattcgaaattttatgaaaatttgcatgaagttctaaataactacaatgtacatacttataaaaaaaaattaaccgaAAATATTTTCGGAGCCAAAAACATGAGGAGTGCACCAATGTCGCTCTTTGAGGGGCGCACTAGagaatttgcatataatttattACTTAAAGTTCTCaatcataaaatataataaattatattcTTGCTTTTTTAATCTTTAAAAGCCTTAACTTCTGCTTTTTCCTTTTTTAGATAATGCAACCCATCATTTTAATAAGAATGTTAATAATGGAGCTCGCAATAGGGCctggtataataataataataataataataatatataaattatatttttctttctataAAGTTCtctttatatgttttttttaaaatataaataaataaaactttttCTTTATACCTAGGGAAACCGTCTTCACAAAGTTTCGTTTCAAACGATAAAACCCATTTTCATGGCTGCGAAAAAGAAGGAATCATGCCTCTTCATTTTCTCACGTTGCATCATATGATCATACCCAAataatcaattatatatatatatcgacaACGTTATAAACTATCCTCCAATAATACTCTCATCAAATCAAATATGCCTACTTCCTATTTCTTCTCCTTGATCATCTTCTACTTCTTCATCGTCATCTCCCTCTCCTCTTTCACTGGTACgatttatgtatatgtatatatatacgcTATTGATATCGATCACTTTCTATTTTAAGTGTTAATCTGAGTTATTATTGTATCTGCAGATGGGACTGAACTGATTTTAGTGAACAACTGCAAGGAAAGCATATGGCCGGGACTACTAGCCACGGCGGGCCATCCAACTCCAAACGGTGGCGGATTCCTCCTCCGCAGCGGCGAAGAGCAAGTGCTACCACTTCCTGACAACTGGTCAGGCAGAATCTGGCCAAGACAAGGCTGTTGTTTCGACCCAAAAACCGGAATAGGTGAATGTCAGACAGGAGACTGTGCCGGACTCCTCCAATGCTCCGGCACCGGCGGAAAACCTCCAGCAACAATTGTTGAGATGACGTTGGGGACACCGAGCTCAGCTCTCCACTACTACGACGTCAGTCTTGTCGACGGTTTCAACGTGCCGGTGTCGATGAGGCCGGTCGGTCGTGACGGTAGCGGCGGAGGTTGTGGGGTGGCTGCTTGCGAGGCAGAGCTGAATGAGTGTTGTCCGGCGGCTCTGGCGGTGGCGCGTGGAGGGAAGGTAGTGGCGTGCAAGAGTGCTTGCTTGGCAGCCAGTTGGTCGGACAGGTACTGTTGCCGAGGGGAGTTTGGGAATCCACAGCGATGTAGGCCGACGGTTTACAACCGTTTGTTTAAGGCTATTTGTCCTAGGGCTTACAGTTATCCTTTTGATGAGTCCACGGGCCTTAACTCCTGTAGGGCTTCTCGTTATGTCATTACCTTTTGTCCACCTATAACTACTCctaattaagttattttttttaacttgtttcggattaattatatataaatgtttgATAATCCATACTGctgcaaaataaaaaatatttaatcatttacacaatttttaaattaatttataatttatagcttttttttttcttccttctaGAGCTAGCCCATATAGAACTGTTGTAATCATGTTCTAAGAAACTAAATCATTGCATGTATATATATCACTAAAAACGGTATTTTAAAGAATTAGGGAATTTACGAACACCCGTTTACGGTCTAATACATTTCTGTAATTTTGTTTTTTGGACAAATAGTATATTTCTATAATTTGTTTTTGCAGGCTTTTTATATTATTCTTTACACTAATTTAAGACCTTGCATGAAACTTAATCTAAAGATCCAAATTAAATCAAAGTGAAATTTGCGGCAATAATGTCCATGTAGTTAATTTTGTTACAATTAAATGCTTATGAAAAAAAATGTGCAACAATAATGTTACCGTTAATGTTTTGGTGTAATCTTTGGTCCCTAAGCCGTTAGGGGTATACCAGGGTACATGTGGCACAACCCAATTAAGTTGAAGttattaaatttaaacaaaaaaattaaaaaaatctaatttttttttttaatatcttaatAACATTTCTATAACTAATCTAAAACAAACAATTAATATTATGAGATTAATAACATCTAacctaaaaaaaaattgatctgTAGCCCTCACAGCCACAAAAAGATCCCCAAAAAAGACAATCGAACGCCCAGAGAAGATGACCTCACCCTGACGCTCTTCCCCTGATGCTCTCATGGTATCTCAAAAAAGTTGCTCCCAAAAAAAGTTATCCCTCCTACtatcccaaaaaaaaaagttgCTTTCATGGTATCTCATTTCAACCCTCTAGAAGAACTTATAATTCCTTCGAATTGGGGGTTAAGGCATCTTTTGCAGTAGGTTAATGGAGATTGAAAAAAATGTCATTGTCGACCACCAAGGCCAGTGGTAGAAAGAACGACTTGGACAAACACAAATCCTGGGTGAAGATTCAGAACATGCGAAAAGTATCGAGTAAGATTGGtctccatttttttttgtaatatgattCATTGAATAAATGATAATGGCTATTGACTAGAAAATTTGTATGTTTGGGTCAACTCAGATTCATGGTGGGTGTAATTTCTTTGAATGGATAAACCCTTCCATGTGCCAACGAGCAAAGGTGGTCATCCCTATACTACTAAGAAAAATTGGTGACCTTGaaacttgttgacgcggttcttcgccaacaggtaattatacgaataaatgtGATGGATTAGTGttaaatagtgaaccgtaatgtgtaaataattatattccaaactggcgaaattagtatggtgggaaggttatcactccttttttaggtggttcgaaggttaaaatccctctagtccaccagtcaatattattgatatctcttgggtattccttacagggtgtttctttacaatcaaaacgccaaccccttgcaatgcccagggtctccatatttatagggagaggacatcTGGGTGTTGGTAGAGGGGGTCATCCCGtaaccttcttacccatcatatcacctctgtgacacttatgattaattcctaaaacctgacaatgaagtgttgtctaatcaataggtaagggggataattgGCCGCATgacccaaaccagtcgtggggtgcctgaacacgcacatttatgctgcgtgtctgagaattcaagAATGgggcagacacgtgatgtctgatatgcgcacgtttacattgcgtggttgacttcacaaatggtcGGGGTTGTCAGATCTTTGTCGCACCTCGAGCTTAGTGTAGCGTCAGCTCGTGATATCTatactgctgacccgatgccttcgagcATACTTTCTAGCCCTTTGATTAGCTCGGGCTAAAGAGgcggagactcgtaacagcagctccgggtagacgATTTTCACGTGGCGgactgaattatgcccttttccaactcgttaataactcgtggatatttagggcgtacattttccccccaagcccctgctcgtgacacgtgacgtcacctgtggccacagtgggggcttttaggcttctttttcgactcttcatgtcccgcctattacgctggtatcggatacgtggagcatcatggttggtgacggtccatcttccgagaatcgcattaaatggcctagcctatcttcggccgtcgtttcgtctttcgagttgtgaccctcgtatctcACATTAAGATGACCGAACAACCCTCGCTcctttgccttttacgtatatatgaggttggccacctttcgcatgagccaccctttatttgaaaaaaatttctcatcttctctcttcttagcCTCAGAAACCTTTTTCCTTCCGGTTATCGTTCCAGACGTCTCTGCATTTCAGACACAAGGGTTTCTTCGTGACTCCCGGTTCTAAAGGCTCCACTAGGATTCCGACTCCTACGCCTTTTTCAATTTTCACACAGCAAAAAATTCTGTAAGTCCTCTACCTGTTGTACGTTTAGATGTTTCCATTTCTCTTGTttaggtaaacttctttcttagtcgcatATTGTaggttgtttttttctttttggctggtgttttgtgcgtaggtttttatccttgGGGTATCGACCATATGAGAATATGTTTAGGAATGTGATGCATAGGACAAGATAATTCTGGGGTGATTTTTCTGGGTAATCTTCTGAAATGtctgtttggagaggggaaggcgataggtttctggggtgcaaaactgggtaacTCAAGGGTCACGCTTTCCAGGcgatttttctttttgaaaatttccctccaaggcaagcattatcctgaccctcctgacacacggatcccgagcaatcggggacctGTTGGGAAcgcaggcgcgtgttcatagaaccgcgtggcctCACGCACTGCAGGCTGAGATTACCTGAGTCCGTGTAAGGAAAATCATGTctcgcgctagattccctttcctatttttaggtcgcctttctaaactttcttcatctttgttcgttaggcgaccagatgggacccaggaagaacatgcccaaAAAGAGCGCCGCCGGCTCGTCATCtcagcaggccagcaaggggaaggagGTGGTAGCGGAATCCCctatcccccacttcggtcccaccgtggagaaagaggttgaggtgggacctgacgccttcttcgaggccgagaggattgtctcgaaggttacaactcaggtgaaggtcaacaagatcctgctatcCCATAACATCAAAATggggacaggcgctcttgttgcccgacctcccttcgagggcgagcggagctgcgcaccgcttgacgaggagttcgcggcctggagaaatgaacacctcaaggctggggcctttctaCCCCTGGACTAGTACTTCATGGACTTCTTGAactacgtgaagctggccccctttcaaCTTCCCCTAACTCCTATCgcctgttagcggggttgaggtATCTGTTCCTAAAGCAGGAATGGGACGTCCCTACACCGGCGGACATtctctatttcttctgcctcaaagccagcccggatcaatgagggcgaggcgacgggttctattacttgacccattttcccaactctgccgtagtcatcgagctacccagccaccccaacgacttcaaggaccaattcttcatgtcgacggggtttcgcaactgcgaacaccactacttcaaccgtccccGTAAGTTCTCTATCCTCAGCTCGCAAAATCGTCACATCTTTGTTTATTTCCATgcgtattgacttgaataccatcgtgcagctatttttgcgaggacgactAAATCGGTTACCCTCGAGGGTCAATACAAAACCTTGGTGGGGCTCCCTCcaagtgaaaaggactatcgccagctcgtgtatGATGAGACGAtcctggcgtgtaagttaatttctccgggtcagaccctggccttgaggaggccgcggGCCGCCCCAGCAGCTCGCGAACGGGTGCCCATCCTCGAGGGGGGTGCTGCGGATGACGACGACCAGgacgaggaagacgaggtgcTTCTCATGCGTCAGAAGCGGGCCCTTGAGGTCGCTCAGGGGGTCGACGCGAAGCAGattcagtccggggcagcagccggcccctccggccaaggtaatgcATACCGGTTTAAGGACTTAAATAGGGTTGCCGCAGACCTATGGATAGCTAGGTTTAACCCCGATCTCGTACATCATCATCAAAACGACCCAGACCgtaacataactctactccagtgcGTTGACCAGCTAGTGTTGCGCTGTGACTTGGGCCGCCCTAagggcactgtagtagtagacaacaccctggcttttaggtcagccttttttgaggagtatgggaccaaccttaggtcgtggccctcccttctgtagggtgtagtagctccggggcttaggaaatatgtagaggagtccagtcctgagg
This genomic interval from Humulus lupulus chromosome 8, drHumLupu1.1, whole genome shotgun sequence contains the following:
- the LOC133794049 gene encoding thaumatin-like protein — its product is MPTSYFFSLIIFYFFIVISLSSFTDGTELILVNNCKESIWPGLLATAGHPTPNGGGFLLRSGEEQVLPLPDNWSGRIWPRQGCCFDPKTGIGECQTGDCAGLLQCSGTGGKPPATIVEMTLGTPSSALHYYDVSLVDGFNVPVSMRPVGRDGSGGGCGVAACEAELNECCPAALAVARGGKVVACKSACLAASWSDRYCCRGEFGNPQRCRPTVYNRLFKAICPRAYSYPFDESTGLNSCRASRYVITFCPPITTPN